From Methanocella paludicola SANAE, a single genomic window includes:
- a CDS encoding DtxR family transcriptional regulator, whose amino-acid sequence MRKNIAEEYLETILYLTKGGRTAKTKDIADAMGIKPPSVSEMLAKLKEQGYVEYQPYVGATLTEKGRAEAVQMERKHQLLETFLVDTLGVELNKAHEEACEMEHAVSDSTVSKICSFLGHPKFCPDDHPITSGECCEKHEESMPLTELKEGECATIKIVCADHRTRDYLISLGFLPDVLLSIKKRLPSNCLLVRIKGSEIAIGGDIAEKIFVRKAAA is encoded by the coding sequence ATGAGGAAGAACATCGCGGAAGAGTACCTCGAGACGATACTTTATTTGACGAAGGGCGGCCGCACGGCAAAGACCAAGGACATCGCCGACGCCATGGGCATCAAGCCGCCCAGCGTGAGCGAGATGCTGGCCAAGCTGAAGGAGCAGGGATACGTGGAATACCAGCCCTACGTGGGCGCCACGCTCACCGAGAAGGGCCGGGCCGAGGCCGTCCAGATGGAGCGCAAGCACCAGCTACTGGAGACGTTCCTGGTGGACACGCTGGGCGTGGAGCTCAACAAAGCCCACGAGGAGGCCTGCGAGATGGAGCACGCGGTCTCGGACTCCACCGTCTCGAAGATATGCTCCTTCCTCGGGCACCCGAAGTTCTGCCCGGACGACCACCCCATCACGTCGGGCGAGTGCTGCGAGAAGCACGAGGAGTCCATGCCCCTCACCGAGTTAAAGGAAGGCGAGTGCGCCACCATCAAGATCGTCTGCGCCGACCACCGTACCCGGGATTATTTGATCTCGCTGGGATTTCTGCCCGACGTCCTCCTGAGCATTAAAAAGAGGCTGCCTTCCAACTGCCTGCTCGTCCGCATCAAGGGCTCCGAGATCGCCATCGGCGGGGACATCGCCGAGAAGATCTTCGTGAGAAAGGCCGCCGCATGA
- a CDS encoding glycosyltransferase codes for MDFSIIVPAFNEEKRIRACLESIKAQHTAHSYELIVSDSGSTDGTVSIAREYTDKVVVCKEKGTARARNEGAKLAGGDILVFIDSDTIVSPDYIDTVARAFKDPRLLAASCAFKFTRRSPKLLGAEYVTNAYYVLRSAFHAATLPGFNVCIRREAFEKLGGFRLCHLEDLDMSIKLRKMGRTKYLPRRVVVTSSRRLEQDGVLGTLKYYGDLFEASQGRRLGFEPVKLGESKFDDYVHRE; via the coding sequence ATGGATTTCTCCATCATCGTCCCGGCCTTTAATGAGGAAAAGCGTATCCGGGCCTGCCTCGAGTCCATTAAGGCTCAGCATACGGCGCATTCGTATGAGCTCATCGTTTCTGATTCCGGCAGCACTGACGGTACTGTCTCGATCGCCCGGGAGTACACGGATAAGGTCGTGGTGTGCAAGGAGAAGGGCACTGCCCGCGCCAGGAACGAGGGCGCGAAGCTGGCAGGGGGAGACATCCTGGTATTCATAGACTCCGACACGATCGTGTCGCCCGATTACATAGACACGGTCGCCCGTGCGTTCAAGGACCCCCGCCTGCTGGCGGCCTCCTGCGCCTTCAAGTTCACCCGCCGGAGCCCGAAGCTCCTCGGGGCGGAGTACGTGACCAACGCTTATTACGTGTTGAGGAGCGCGTTCCACGCGGCCACCCTGCCCGGGTTCAACGTATGCATACGCCGGGAGGCGTTCGAGAAGCTCGGGGGCTTCAGGCTCTGCCATTTAGAGGACCTCGACATGAGCATCAAGCTCCGTAAGATGGGCCGGACGAAATATTTACCGCGGAGGGTGGTCGTCACCTCGTCCAGGAGGCTGGAGCAGGACGGCGTACTCGGGACGCTTAAGTATTACGGGGACCTGTTCGAGGCCTCCCAGGGGCGGAGGCTCGGCTTCGAGCCCGTCAAGCTCGGGGAGAGCAAGTTCGACGACTACGTGCACCGCGAATAA